tgggtacatgatgcacacaaaagcttatattctgaataaaactttgttgctctcaaaggtgctgctggactcccaacgttgttctattgcttcagaccagggatagccaaactgtggctctttcacacatattgtgcgtttcttgaagcccccagtgcCCCATTGGTCAACTCGGAGAAGACacttgtctctttcaatcacatctccaagtcaagccaaccagcagcttagagaatgcattaaagttaaagttgctttctttccacctctccctccatcctccctccctccatctatttgcattcttgccaccttccttccctccctccttcctgtcttgtggctctcaaacatcttgacgtttattctatgtggttcttacgttaagcaagtttggccacccctgattcagaccaacacggctgcccacctggaactaCCAAGCATGAAGAACACAACGGGCAACAAGCTCATCCCTAGTTTATATATGAACAGCATTGGCGTGAGAAAACCACAGAGGGCAGTCTGccttgtagggctgccaggtgagtgttggaaaataactggagaccTTGCGGTGGATCCAGAAAAAGGCAGGGTCTGGGGAgcggcctcagcatggtgcagtgccaGAGTCCCCCcgtcaaagctgccattttctccaggcgagccgatctcttccagctggagatcagttgtaaaagcgggagatccccaggccccacctggaggctggcaaccctacttgcataGATAAAAACAAATGTTTTCTATTACCCCTGACAGATCTAAATGAGGCTTCCCCTCTAGAATCCTCTGCTAGGGATCCTTAAGTTGCCCAGTGGAGCTCATTCTTAGACATCAGCCACACCACACAGCAAACCAGTCACCCCCACGCAGCCGCAGACGGGACTTCGAGGCCACGCGCCGCCGCCAGCCGCTCGCGCCTCTCCCGCCAACCACAGGAGCCGGCCTGATTCGCTCAGGAGGCGGGGCCGAGCCTCCCTCTCCTCCAATCACGGCGCAGCTCGTTGCGTGACGAGCCGCTCGCCTTCCTTCCTCGCCCAAGATGGCGGCTGCTGCGGGGCCGCGCCGAGGCGTCGAGGAGCTGGGCTTGCTGGAGAAGTCTTTGGGGCTGAAGAAGGGGAACAAGTACAGCAGCCAGGGAGACCAGAAGGTGAGGAGGGGAGAAACTGACCTGCGGCGCTGCGCCATAAAAGAAAAATTAAGCGCTCCCCCATCATGCACCGCGCGGGAATtttcgggttgccaatccccaggtgggggcagaggttcccccggtttggagaccccctcccccgcactgcatggtggggagggaaatgtctgctgggcactccattattccctagggagacttattcccatagggtataatggagaattgatctggggctttggggaggggctgttttttgaggtagaggcaccaaattcgcagcatagcacccagtgcctcgccccaaaatactccccaagtttcaaaacgattgggccagggggtccaattctatgagccccaaaaggaggtgcccctatccttcattatttcctatggaaagaaggcattttaaaaggtgtgctgtccctttaaatgtgatggccagaactccttttgaagtTGAGTTATGctgcacccccagtgtctcctggctccacccccaaagtccccagatggttcttgaactggacttggcaactctatttctgTAGGATTCGACATTTTGAAGGTGCGAGCTTGAGTCTTGCCCACCGCACATGTGCTTCTAGGGCTGTCAAGTcaaattcaattttttaaaaagaaactcttAACTTAGATGAGATTTGATATTACAGAATTTCATCTTGTCTTCTGCATCAGTATTGCTGAGTCAACTTTTAACTTTCTCTGTTCAGATTCCTGTACTACAGACAAACAATGGCCCCAGTCTGACCGGGCTGACCACTATAGCCATGCACCTAGTCAAACAAGCAAAACAGGACCAGCTGCTTGGGAGTACTGCAGAAGAGAAAGCCGTTGTTCAGCAGTGGTTAGAATACAGAGTGACACAAGTAGATAAGCAGTCCAGTAAAGAAGAAACTAGAATAATTCTGAAGGTAAGAGTAATTGAATTCATTTGTCCTTCTGGATCAATAGGAGttaactttctttttttaatgctctTTGTGTGTTTCCTAATGACATATGGCTGGTCATAATTCTGGTATGATCCAAAATCACAAACTTGATACAAAATATGATCCAAAAtgacaaaagagccagtttggtgtagtggttaagtgtgtggactcttatctgggagaaccgggtttgattccccactcctccacttgcacctgctagcatggccttgggtcagccatagctctggcagaggttgtccttgaaagcgcagctactgtgagagctctctccagccccacccacctcactggctctccaagaatacagagcatcacttgccccagacagagagttccatctatacccctAATAGCCACAGGGTTAGTGATGTAAGTCTCTGTTCCAACTTCTGTTCAGTGACTGTTGAGAgcttctacccccaaaatcttgttggtttctaaggtgctgctggactcaagtTTCTATTTTGGAAAGTGAAATGACTTCTTTAAAAGAGAAATTCCTTTCAATGTCAGAATGTTTCTATGTATTGTAAAGGCTCCAATTTAGCATTTACAATAAGTCCAGTTAGGAGCCAAATGTAACACACTAACTGTTAATAGATTCTAACACCACCTGTTACATTTCTTATTGTGACTTTATTTTGGCTTTGACGTATTGCGATAGAAATGTGTGGTCCCTTATATTTATGATCATTAACAGACTagcagtttggccagagatcctggagggtttttgctatattctgggcatggagcaagggtcactggggatgtggggaGTGGTATtcgtgaatttcctgtgttgtgcagggggttggactagatgagcctggaggtccctcccaattcTATATGTCTCTGATTCAGCCATAAAAAGATACAGTAATGGTCTTTCAGGAAAACAGAATAGCATCTCAGTACAGATGTAGCTGAAAGCTTTAGGAGTGGTCACCCCAGAACTAGGGTTTTTTCAAGGGGGTTACATATTTAAATTGTTTCTGTAGACCTAGGATTTTCTGGACCACTGATGGATGGTTGTGGGTAGCTCTGATTTAACTTTCTGCATTTCAGAGTTAGCATGATGGTGTACATAGATGGACTTCTCACAGAGAAAGAAGAAACGCATGAGTCACATGGTCTAGGGAAGGCAGAGTATTTATTTTCTTAGTACATCAGACAGGTTAAacattagctttaaaacatcTTTGAATATTTCTCCTCAGATTCTAGATCTTTACCACTGCACATCCTAAATTAGTGGTCCGATTAATGTATTTACCACATTGATCTTGTGATTTTTAGTTATAAAGTCTTTCAGATACATTAATTATACCTCCTTATATTAATCCTCATTGCGGAGTAAATGTTTTAACCCTTCTCCAAGAACAAGTGGTCTTTAATGTCCTGAGggtcaaaagaacataagagaagccatgttggatcaggccaatagccaatagccctggaggtccctcccaattcTATATGTCTCTGATTCAGCCATAAAAAGATACAGTAATGGTCTTTCAGGAAAACAGAATAGCATCTCAGTACAGATGTAGCTGAAAGCTTTAGGAGTGGTCACCCCAGTGGTCACGGTGTCACAccgtggcccaaaaaaattatatatatatatatatatatatacacacacacacacacacacacacacacacacacactgtggctaatagccactgatggacctctgctccatatttttatctaaccccctcttgaaggtggctatgcttgtggccgctaccacctcctgtggcagtgaattccatatattaatcaccctttgggtgaagaagtacttccttttatccgttttaacctgtctgctcagcaatttcatcgaatgcccatgagttcttgtattgtgagaaagggagaaaagtacttctttctctactttctccatcccatgcattatcttgtaaacctctatcatgtcaccctgcagtcgacgtttctccaagctaaagagtcccaagcgtttcaacctttcttcatagggaaagtgttccagtcctttaatcattctagttgcccttttctggactttctccaatgctataatattctttttgaggtgcggcgaccagaactgcacacagtactccaaatgagaccgcaccatcgatttatacaggggcattatgatactggctgatttgttttcagttcccttggtgttggccttttttattgcaaacgcacactgtcttgacattttcagtgagttatctaccacgaccccaagatctctctcttggtcagtctctgccagttcacaccccatcaacttgtatttgtagctgggattcttggccccaatgtgcattactttacacttggccacattgaacctcatctgccacgttgacgcccgctcacccagcctcaacagatccctttggagccaGGTGCAGTTTCTTCAATTCATTTCTGAAGTAtcttaatttaaaatatatatacacacacacatagttgATCTCAGTAGTATGAATTTATAAATTAAAGGTACAATAAATGTTTTCCATAGCAGATAGTCAGACAAAGTAGTAGTGAGAAATTTTCACTATAATTTTGCTGCACAACTCTGAATGAGAAAAAAATACTGTCTCCTTTTTTGaagttgctatttttttttccccttcgcATTTGATTTCCAAATGGTCATTCTCTCTGGGTACTTACAGAACTATCTTGCTAGTATTTGAAAAAAGGCGTATGCTTAGTAACACTGGTACTTTACCAAAGTTTTGTTTAGCAGATATTGACAGCGTAACAAGCAAATGGGAGATGTTTGGGTGCTTGTGTATTCTTAGCCAGCCTTCCACTGCCTCTAGGTCAGGTTATGAGACTTGGTAGGCCAGACAGGGGAGGCCAGGTGGGAACTGAGGAAGTATTCATAGACCTCCTGGGTTGCCCTGGTACATTTCTCTGTGCACATATAAACACTTCTCTGTGCACAtatgaagggggaaggagggaaacaaTAAATTGATCCCTTGGTATTGTTTCCTTGCAGACTGAGGTACATTTAAACAATTATATCTTCTTCTAGGATCTTAATTCATACCTTGAGGATAAAGTCTACGTGACCGGAAACAACTTTACACTAGCagatattttaatgtattatggACTGCACCACATCATAGTGAGTAAAAGAGTTACAGTCTTGGAAGATACCTTATCCCTGTAAATATTCCCATTCTACTCACAATAgtaatttcagaagaaaaaatCGTAATGTTTCATTATGCATCTGTGTTATATTACAGGTGATTTCTAATTCATGACTACTTTCTGTATTATGGCAAGATTTGCTGTATTTCATGGTTGGATGTAGAAATCTGAAAGTGCATAAAAGCAAAGAATTGGAATCTGGTGCGTCTGATGGATGGATGTGGACATTTAAATTgaaaatgcataaaaataaagaattggaatccACTGGATTCTTATCATGCTAAAATAACTAGATTAAGCACAGGCAATCAGTCATCCCTAtgcttatttatttctttttaattaaaCCTTTTGAAAATGCTTTCCTGTTTTGTGGGACTTTACCAGTACATGTATCAATGGAACAATAGTTGAATATTGTGGGTAATGTTAACGTGGGTGAGAACTTGGATTCACCCAAGTTGCCAAATATATATGTCTAATGACAGTGATAACcttaagaaaaattaagccaagTAGTTTAAGGATCCATTATTTTTCTTGCAAGAGTATTGGGTCACAATAGTAAGTTAGTGTAGAAACTTTCTTACAGTGAATGAAACTCAATAAaaagattcagggcttttttgtagcaggaactcttgcatattagacccatcccccccatgtagccaatcctcctggagcttacagtaggccctgtattaagagccctgtaagctcttggaggattggctacatcaggggtgtgtggcctaatatgcaaaggagctcctgctacaaaaaaaagccctgaaaagagCTAATAATGGTGAAGCTTTATATTTTGCGATGTAATGGGTTGAATGAATATTCTGTAGTTTGCTTAAGGGATTATATGGTGATATAATGGCTCTTTCTTCTGTTGTTTAGGCTGACCTGACAGTACAAGAGAAGGAGAAATACTTGAATGTGTCTCGCTGGTTTAACCATATTCAGCATTATCCAGGCATCAGACAACATCTGTCCAGCATAGTCTTCATCAAGAACAGACTCTATAAGGTGCACTAGAGGATCACATATCATGTTTGGCGATCTCGAGAAATAAAAACCATCATTCAGATCCACTAACAAGCAAGCATCGTCCCATCTCTTCCCATAGCTGAACAGCTGTTGCCTAAAGGAATAATGTTGCATTGAGTAGCTGTCTAGGAATGTGGACTTCATCAAAACAATTGCCTGGCAAATTCAACAACTGAAATGtgaatcagggtttttttcccctttcagaaAGTCAGCCGTCATTTTAATCATACAGACATGTAGGAACTTGGCATTTATTGTAGGAAAACGTAAATCAACATTATTGCAATATATGTTGCTGTGCAATTTGTCTGACTTGTTTCATGCATAGTACTTGCCTGTATTTTTCTCCCGTTCTCTGGGTGTTTACACTAATTTTATAAAAGTGACTatggaaaaaaaatctattgtgcCAAGGTTTTGGAAAAGAGAAATCATATGTTTTGGTAGAAAATCATATTGATTTGATAAattattttaaaggtttttttttaatttggggtttattttcttggggggaaatggaaattgctatGAAAAATTGATATGTCAGAATATTCATTTTGAGAAATTTTTCTTTTGCTTCCAAAACAGTTAAACTTGACCAGACATAGACTACTAGCTGTGTTGTGGCTGTTTTTAAGGGGACGGATGCTCAAAGAGCTCTCCATCCCTTGACAGTTCATTTTAGTATAGAACCACCTCAGTTCTCCAGCAGCTACTACAGTTCTTCCCATGTAAGAGCCTTGGATCAAATTTGCTTGACTGTCCTTGCTTCATGTGCCCCATCATGCGCAACAGCAGTACATGTGTCGTCATAGTGGTTTCTCTCTTCACGTCAGGATTTTGCACATTCTAAGTAAGAGAAGGAGGTGTCTAGTAAGAGAAGAAGGTGTCATGTATGTTTCATCAATTGCATTTAGGAAGTGTTGCTTGCAAAATGGTATGCAGTTACGAAGAAggcacatttataccctgcccttctctctgaatcagagtctcagagcagcttacaatctcctttatcttctttccccacaacagacactctgtgaggtgggtggggctgagagagctcttacagaagctgccctttcaaggacaactctacgagagccatgactaacccaaagccattccagcagcagcaagtggaggcgtggggtatcaaacccggttctcccagataagagtccacgcacttaaccactacaccaaactggctctcatccatAACTGTAGGTAACCTAGCCAGATCCTGGATGGGAAG
Above is a window of Heteronotia binoei isolate CCM8104 ecotype False Entrance Well chromosome 7, APGP_CSIRO_Hbin_v1, whole genome shotgun sequence DNA encoding:
- the EEF1E1 gene encoding eukaryotic translation elongation factor 1 epsilon-1, encoding MAAAAGPRRGVEELGLLEKSLGLKKGNKYSSQGDQKIPVLQTNNGPSLTGLTTIAMHLVKQAKQDQLLGSTAEEKAVVQQWLEYRVTQVDKQSSKEETRIILKDLNSYLEDKVYVTGNNFTLADILMYYGLHHIIADLTVQEKEKYLNVSRWFNHIQHYPGIRQHLSSIVFIKNRLYKVH